The genomic interval GCTGCCGATCTCGGTCGGCGTGGCCCGGACCAAGTTTCTCGCCAAGGTCGCCAGCGCCGTGTCCAAGCCCGACGGACTGCTCGAGGTGGCGCCGGACGCCGAGCTCGACTTCCTGCACCCGCTGCCGATCGAAAGGCTCTGGGGCGCAGGCGATGTCACCGCCGCCAAGCTGCACCGGCACGGCATCACCCGGATCGGGCAGCTCGCCGAACTCGGTGAGCGCTCGCTGTCGTCGATCCTCGGCCCGGCCGCGGGACGGCACCTCTACGCCCTGTCCTGGGCCCGCGATCCCCGCCGCGTGGAGACCGGGCGGCGCCGGCGGTCGATCGGCGCGCAGCGGGCACTCGGCCGCCGCCCGCGCACCCCGGCCGAGGTCGAGGCCTATCTGCACGGCCTGGCCGACCGCCTCGGGCACCGGTTGCGGGCCGCGGAGCGGCTGTGCCGAACCGTGGTGCTGCGCTTACGTTTCGACGATTTCAGCCGCGCCACCCGCTCGCACACCCTGCCGGAGGCGACCGATCACGGCGCGGTCATCCTGCGCACCGCCCGCGCGCTGCTGACGGCGGCGCTGCCGATGATCCGGGAACGCGGCCTCACGCTCGTCGGGTTGTCGCTGACCAATCTGGAGAACGCCGACCCGCGCCAGCTCGCACTCCCCCTCGACACCCGGCCCGGCGCCGACTTGGACGCGACCCTCGATCGGCTCCGCGACCGGTTCGGCGCGGGCACCGTGACCCGGGCAGCGTTGCTCGGCCGCGGCGAGGGCCTGTCGGTGCCACTGCTGCCGGACTGACTCAGCGACCGACCGGCCGCAGCCTGCGCAGCAGCGCCGGGTGGGTCACCGCCCACAGGACGACACCGACGCCCAGCAGCACGGCGGCGATGGCGTACTGCTCGGGGTTGCGGTCGGTGAACGGCGTCACCAGGAACCCGCAGGCGAGCGCTCCGGCGACGGGCAGAATCGTCGGCGTGCGGAAATGGTTGTGCGGCACGGGATCTCGCCGCAGGACCAGCACGACGACATTGACGACGGTGAACACCGCCAGCAACAGCAGCGCCGTCGTGCCGCCCAGCTCGGGCACCGCGCCGACGAAGGTGATGAGGCCGATCGCCAGCAGCGCCGTGAACACGATCGCGACCCATGGCGTGCGCCGCCGGCGGTGCACCCGGCCGAGAGCCCGCGGGACCACCCCCTGCCGCGCCATGCCGTAGAGCAGTCGGCCGGCCATCATCATGTTGATCAGCGCGGTATTGGCGAGCGCGAACATCGTGATGAAGGCGAAGATCCGAGTCGGGAAGGCGGGCGCGCCGATTTCCACCACTCGCAGCAGCGGCGTATCCCCGGCGCCGAGTTCGCCCACCGGTACCAGCGCGACGGAAGTGATCGATACCAGCACGTAGAACACTCCGGTGATGAGGAGTCCGGCGATCAGAATTCTCGGGAAGATGCGGCTGG from Nocardia wallacei carries:
- the dinB gene encoding DNA polymerase IV; amino-acid sequence: MFVSGVGELPRRAASVLHADLDSFYASVEQRDAPELRGKPVIVGGGVVLAASYEAKALGVRTPMNAGQALRLCPHAIVVPPRMSAYAQASRAVFEIFRDTTPEVEGISIDEAFLDVGGLLRIAGAPVDIARKLRADVREQVGLPISVGVARTKFLAKVASAVSKPDGLLEVAPDAELDFLHPLPIERLWGAGDVTAAKLHRHGITRIGQLAELGERSLSSILGPAAGRHLYALSWARDPRRVETGRRRRSIGAQRALGRRPRTPAEVEAYLHGLADRLGHRLRAAERLCRTVVLRLRFDDFSRATRSHTLPEATDHGAVILRTARALLTAALPMIRERGLTLVGLSLTNLENADPRQLALPLDTRPGADLDATLDRLRDRFGAGTVTRAALLGRGEGLSVPLLPD